One part of the Vibrio palustris genome encodes these proteins:
- the lysA gene encoding diaminopimelate decarboxylase codes for MDYFNYQDDGQLWAEDMPLSELAELYGTPLYVYSRATFERHWHAFDKSVGDHPHLVCYAVKANSNIGVLNVLARLGSGFDIVSGGELERVIAAGGEPSKIVFSGVGKTAAEMKRALELNIKCFNVESEPELDLLNKVAGELGVKARISLRINPDVDAQTHPYISTGLRDNKFGIAFERAPEVYKLAQSMEHLEVSGIDCHIGSQLTALEPFIDATDRLLNLIDELLEQGVPIHHLDVGGGLGVVYRDEMPPQPSEYAKALLSRLSAHPDLELIFEPGRAIAANAGVLLTQVEFLKHTEHKNFAIIDAAMNDLIRPVLYEAWQDIIPVKPRQGEAKAYDLVGPICETGDFLGKDRSLVLQAGDLLAVRSAGAYGFVMASNYNTRARAAEVIVDGDKSHLVRQREELSSLWALESVLPE; via the coding sequence TTGGATTACTTCAATTATCAGGACGATGGTCAACTTTGGGCTGAAGATATGCCGCTTAGCGAATTGGCTGAGTTGTACGGTACGCCTCTATACGTCTACTCGCGTGCGACATTTGAACGTCATTGGCATGCGTTTGATAAGTCGGTCGGCGATCACCCGCATTTAGTATGCTATGCCGTTAAAGCAAATTCTAACATTGGTGTATTAAACGTTTTAGCACGCCTTGGTTCAGGATTCGATATTGTGTCGGGTGGTGAATTAGAGCGGGTGATTGCTGCGGGTGGTGAACCCTCCAAAATCGTTTTTTCTGGTGTCGGAAAAACCGCAGCAGAGATGAAGCGAGCATTAGAACTCAACATTAAGTGTTTTAACGTTGAATCAGAGCCTGAACTTGATCTCCTCAACAAAGTGGCCGGTGAACTAGGTGTTAAAGCTCGCATTTCTCTACGTATTAATCCCGATGTTGATGCACAAACTCATCCTTATATTTCAACGGGTTTACGTGACAATAAATTTGGTATCGCTTTTGAGCGAGCGCCAGAAGTGTACAAACTGGCACAAAGCATGGAGCATCTTGAAGTATCAGGTATCGATTGTCATATTGGATCACAGCTCACTGCTCTTGAACCGTTTATTGATGCGACAGATCGCTTATTAAACTTGATTGATGAATTGCTCGAACAAGGCGTACCGATTCACCATCTCGATGTTGGTGGTGGTTTAGGTGTGGTCTACCGTGATGAAATGCCTCCACAGCCTTCTGAATATGCGAAAGCCTTGTTATCACGCTTGTCGGCGCATCCTGATCTAGAGCTTATTTTTGAGCCTGGCAGGGCAATTGCGGCGAATGCGGGTGTGTTATTGACACAAGTAGAATTTCTAAAGCACACAGAGCATAAGAATTTTGCCATTATTGATGCGGCCATGAATGATCTAATTCGTCCAGTATTGTACGAAGCATGGCAAGATATTATTCCGGTTAAGCCACGCCAAGGTGAAGCGAAAGCGTACGATTTGGTGGGACCTATCTGTGAAACCGGTGACTTCCTTGGCAAGGACCGCTCTTTGGTGCTGCAAGCCGGAGATCTTCTTGCGGTACGTTCTGCCGGTGCGTATGGTTTTGTGATGGCATCGAACTACAATACGCGCGCGCGCGCAGCAGAAGTGATTGTCGATGGCGACAAGTCTCACCTTGTACGTCAACGTGAAGAATTAAGTAGCTTATGGGCACTAGAAAGTGTCTTGCCGGAGTAA
- the lptM gene encoding LPS translocon maturation chaperone LptM, whose product MKKWITALFLLSVMTLTGCGQTGPLYMPDDSQQKQNTESQ is encoded by the coding sequence ATGAAAAAATGGATAACCGCGTTATTTTTACTATCTGTAATGACGTTAACAGGGTGTGGGCAGACGGGGCCACTTTATATGCCTGACGATTCACAGCAGAAGCAGAATACAGAAAGTCAGTAA
- the cyaY gene encoding iron donor protein CyaY: MNDTEFHQLADVQLQTIEEMIDNSGADIDYETSGNVMTLEFEDRSQVIINRQEPMKELWLASRSGGFHFRYENEQWICTKTGGEFTSMVKTECEKHANEDIDWE, translated from the coding sequence ATGAATGATACAGAATTTCATCAGCTCGCTGATGTTCAGCTGCAAACCATTGAAGAAATGATCGATAACTCGGGTGCCGATATCGACTATGAAACCTCTGGTAATGTAATGACGCTTGAGTTTGAAGACCGCAGCCAAGTGATTATTAACCGCCAAGAACCGATGAAAGAACTATGGCTCGCGTCACGTTCAGGAGGATTTCATTTCCGCTACGAGAACGAACAATGGATATGTACCAAAACTGGAGGGGAATTCACCAGCATGGTAAAAACCGAATGTGAAAAGCATGCGAATGAAGATATTGATTGGGAATAA
- a CDS encoding class I adenylate cyclase — protein MRSYIVTLIKRADKLNQQRTERALGLMSMQGQRVFHAIPVLLHYNHPQLPGYIDECVPHGIHCFQLNDVQTEFVNDLHLTSASPLATPSSLDILAMYTMGSTSSIGQSTSSDLDIWVCVAHTMPSEQRQNLLNKCSMITEWAKSLGVEANFFIMDEERFRHNRSEAMTGENCGSSQHLLLLDEFYRSAVCLAGKRLLWQIVPPEMEECYDDYITELIAQNYINIDEWIDFGQLNGIPAAEYFGANLWQLYKSIDSPYKSVLKAILLEAYSWEYPHTQLLSVDTKRRFFTDEPDLYGMDAYYLMLEKVTRYLERIGDLSRLELVRRCFYLKTHEKLSREPGHGSVAWRRRALEEMTQAWQWPMSLITHLDARRHWKVQEVKVMHNALLDALMQSYRNLIHFARRNDITSAISPQDISILARKLYGAFEVLPGKVTLLNPQISPDLHESDLSFVEVAPGRVNTAGWYLYKQPLVASRMISQRPLEHNEYLSKLVAWAFFNGLITESTRLHSMVQEGNLDIDKLYQMVSDLRNTFSLHKRRPTMSALASPCEISQLAMFINFEKDPTSKLRGKALKVDLKNIDILSFGTEHISLIGSVDLVYRNSWQEVRTLHFEGEKAMIDALKTVLGKMHQDALPPESVDVFCYSKNFRGVMRNLVYQLLAECIDLRLRPMEKEKRRRFKALRIGHQMYGLFFERRGVSVQKLENSVDFYRSISSNKVSGTPLLMLDKDDDYELPTVVDGFASEGLVQFFFEDKCEGFNIYVLDEVNRVEVYHQYSGEKDEMIAAVNGFYTSVRDENNIAAKFINFNLPQYYQIVRPEEGGDYVVPYRNDAIPYSRPNKAVNA, from the coding sequence TTGCGTTCTTATATCGTCACTTTGATCAAACGAGCAGATAAACTCAATCAGCAGCGCACTGAGCGTGCTCTCGGTCTAATGAGTATGCAGGGACAGCGTGTTTTCCACGCGATACCGGTTTTATTGCACTATAATCATCCGCAACTTCCTGGCTATATTGATGAGTGTGTTCCTCATGGTATTCATTGTTTCCAATTAAACGATGTACAAACTGAATTTGTTAATGATTTACACCTAACCTCTGCTTCACCTCTCGCCACTCCTTCTTCTCTTGATATTTTAGCCATGTATACCATGGGCAGTACGTCTTCTATTGGCCAGAGCACATCGAGTGATCTCGACATCTGGGTATGTGTCGCACATACCATGCCAAGTGAGCAGCGCCAAAACTTACTCAACAAGTGCTCCATGATTACTGAGTGGGCGAAAAGCCTCGGCGTAGAAGCGAATTTCTTTATTATGGATGAGGAACGATTTAGGCATAATCGTTCAGAAGCGATGACCGGTGAAAATTGTGGCTCTTCACAACACCTGTTGTTATTAGATGAATTTTATCGCTCTGCGGTCTGTTTAGCTGGGAAGCGTTTGTTATGGCAAATTGTTCCGCCAGAAATGGAAGAGTGCTACGACGATTACATTACTGAGCTCATTGCGCAAAACTACATTAATATCGACGAATGGATTGATTTTGGTCAGTTAAACGGTATTCCGGCTGCGGAATATTTTGGTGCTAATCTCTGGCAACTTTATAAAAGTATCGACTCACCATATAAGTCAGTTTTAAAAGCCATTTTACTCGAAGCTTATTCTTGGGAATATCCGCATACCCAACTGTTGAGTGTTGATACTAAGCGTCGTTTTTTTACTGACGAGCCTGATCTGTACGGGATGGATGCATATTATTTGATGCTAGAAAAAGTCACCCGTTATTTAGAACGCATTGGGGACTTAAGTCGGCTGGAATTAGTGCGTCGTTGTTTCTATTTAAAAACCCATGAAAAACTCTCAAGAGAGCCCGGTCATGGTTCCGTTGCTTGGCGGCGCCGAGCGCTTGAAGAAATGACTCAAGCTTGGCAATGGCCAATGTCGCTGATTACGCATTTAGATGCTCGCCGCCATTGGAAAGTACAGGAAGTGAAAGTCATGCATAACGCGTTGTTAGATGCGTTAATGCAAAGTTATCGTAATCTTATCCATTTTGCACGCCGTAACGATATTACTTCAGCCATCAGTCCCCAAGATATTTCTATTTTAGCGCGCAAGCTCTATGGGGCGTTTGAGGTGTTGCCGGGTAAGGTGACACTGCTTAATCCGCAGATTTCCCCAGATTTGCATGAGTCGGATTTATCGTTTGTTGAAGTGGCACCAGGGCGGGTCAACACCGCAGGTTGGTATTTGTATAAGCAACCACTGGTCGCCTCACGCATGATCAGTCAGCGACCGCTAGAACATAATGAATATTTAAGTAAATTAGTTGCATGGGCTTTCTTTAATGGTCTCATCACAGAGTCAACACGTTTACATTCAATGGTTCAAGAAGGTAACTTGGATATTGATAAGCTTTATCAAATGGTGAGTGATTTACGCAATACATTTTCACTACATAAGCGCCGACCAACCATGTCAGCGTTGGCAAGTCCGTGTGAAATTAGCCAATTGGCGATGTTTATTAATTTTGAAAAAGATCCGACATCCAAGCTGCGTGGGAAGGCTCTGAAAGTCGATCTGAAAAATATTGATATTTTGAGCTTTGGTACGGAGCATATTAGCTTAATTGGTAGTGTTGATTTGGTCTATCGAAATTCTTGGCAAGAAGTGAGAACGTTACACTTTGAAGGCGAGAAAGCCATGATCGACGCATTAAAAACCGTATTAGGTAAAATGCACCAAGATGCGCTGCCGCCTGAATCTGTGGATGTGTTTTGTTATAGCAAAAACTTCCGTGGTGTGATGCGTAATCTTGTTTATCAGTTATTGGCTGAATGTATTGATTTACGTTTACGACCGATGGAAAAAGAGAAGCGCCGTCGTTTTAAAGCGTTACGGATTGGACATCAGATGTATGGGCTGTTTTTTGAGCGACGAGGTGTATCGGTTCAGAAGTTAGAAAACTCGGTCGATTTTTATCGTAGTATATCAAGTAATAAAGTCAGCGGTACGCCTCTGCTGATGTTAGATAAAGACGATGATTATGAACTACCCACCGTTGTCGATGGCTTCGCGAGTGAAGGTTTGGTGCAGTTTTTCTTTGAAGATAAGTGCGAAGGTTTCAATATTTATGTGTTGGATGAAGTGAATCGAGTCGAAGTTTATCACCAGTACAGTGGCGAAAAAGATGAAATGATTGCCGCGGTTAATGGTTTTTATACCTCGGTTCGTGATGAAAATAATATCGCGGCAAAATTTATTAATTTTAATTTACCGCAGTATTACCAAATTGTTCGCCCAGAAGAAGGGGGCGACTATGTGGTGCCTTATCGTAATGATGCTATTCCGTATTCTCGGCCCAATAAAGCCGTAAACGCTTAA
- the hemC gene encoding hydroxymethylbilane synthase has translation MNQTRPIRIATRKSPLALWQAHYVKDALETANPGLEVELVTMVTRGDVILDSPLAKVGGKGLFVKELEVAMLEGRADLAVHSIKDVPVDFPDGLGLVTICERADPRDAFVSNTYPDIDALPHGAVVGTCSLRRQCQLKASRPDIIIKELRGNVGTRLGKLDDGQYDAIILAAAGLRRLNLESRIRSYITPEQSLPAVGQGAVGIECRLDDTYLRDLLAPLNHTETADRVLCERAMNNTLQGGCQVPIGSYSLLEGDTLWLRALVGEPDGSQIIRGEIRGDRRHAQQLGTQLAQQLLADGAGDILSKLYQEHE, from the coding sequence ATGAATCAAACACGCCCTATTCGTATCGCCACACGTAAAAGCCCGCTTGCATTATGGCAAGCACACTATGTCAAAGATGCTCTAGAAACCGCAAACCCTGGACTAGAAGTCGAACTGGTCACGATGGTGACGCGCGGTGATGTCATTTTGGATAGCCCACTGGCAAAAGTGGGTGGCAAAGGCTTATTCGTGAAAGAATTAGAAGTGGCGATGTTAGAAGGACGTGCCGATTTAGCTGTGCATTCGATAAAAGATGTGCCCGTCGACTTTCCTGATGGATTAGGCTTAGTGACGATTTGCGAACGCGCTGACCCACGTGATGCATTTGTATCAAATACTTACCCAGACATCGATGCTTTGCCACATGGCGCAGTTGTGGGGACATGCAGTTTACGTCGTCAATGCCAATTAAAAGCGTCGCGTCCAGACATCATTATCAAGGAACTCCGTGGTAACGTGGGAACACGCTTAGGTAAACTTGATGATGGCCAATATGACGCCATCATTCTCGCAGCTGCTGGCCTGCGACGCCTCAATCTCGAATCTCGTATTCGTAGCTATATTACGCCGGAACAATCACTTCCTGCGGTAGGCCAAGGTGCGGTAGGTATCGAATGCCGTTTAGACGATACGTACCTGCGTGATTTACTCGCACCGCTCAATCACACAGAGACGGCTGATCGCGTACTGTGTGAGCGCGCAATGAATAATACATTACAAGGTGGCTGTCAGGTGCCGATTGGCAGTTATTCACTTTTAGAAGGTGATACGTTGTGGCTACGAGCCTTAGTTGGTGAACCTGATGGCTCACAGATTATCCGTGGCGAAATTCGCGGTGATCGTCGCCATGCACAGCAGCTTGGAACACAACTCGCCCAACAGCTTTTAGCCGATGGCGCAGGAGACATTCTTAGTAAACTGTATCAAGAGCACGAGTAA
- a CDS encoding uroporphyrinogen-III synthase, whose translation MKQVLVTRPQESGKELCQMLNARGMKSVHQPLIEIQPGHELIGLHDALNNSDIIIAVSQYAVSFATHSLAQQGQSWPKPCRYFAVGQKTAQCLSKACGQTVHFPDISDSEHLVALPELVDIIDKNVVILRGNGGRDIIYDTLAARGAKVSYKEVYQRTNVPILAKQRLTEWQAMGIDTLVITSQQQLTLFMGLFKDIETNWPTQQTLLVPSKRIADYADTLGFTQIIVSGSAHNTDLVAALSPNQQDSSNDK comes from the coding sequence ATGAAGCAGGTTTTGGTCACACGTCCACAAGAATCTGGCAAAGAACTCTGTCAGATGCTTAATGCCCGTGGGATGAAATCCGTTCATCAGCCATTGATCGAGATTCAACCGGGCCATGAGCTTATCGGATTACATGACGCTCTTAATAACAGCGACATTATTATTGCGGTAAGCCAGTATGCTGTCAGTTTTGCCACCCACTCGCTGGCACAACAAGGACAATCATGGCCGAAACCCTGCCGATATTTTGCCGTGGGTCAAAAAACCGCACAATGTTTGAGCAAAGCCTGCGGACAGACAGTACACTTTCCAGATATCAGTGATAGTGAGCACTTAGTTGCTCTCCCTGAACTGGTCGATATTATTGATAAAAATGTTGTGATTTTACGTGGTAATGGAGGTCGAGACATCATCTATGACACGCTAGCAGCACGAGGTGCCAAGGTCAGTTATAAAGAGGTATACCAACGCACTAACGTACCTATACTGGCAAAACAGCGCCTGACTGAGTGGCAAGCCATGGGGATCGATACCTTAGTGATCACAAGCCAACAACAGCTCACACTCTTTATGGGTTTATTTAAAGATATCGAGACAAACTGGCCTACTCAGCAAACGTTATTAGTGCCGAGCAAACGCATTGCCGACTATGCTGACACGCTCGGCTTTACACAGATTATTGTCAGCGGTAGTGCACATAATACAGATTTAGTGGCGGCCCTCAGCCCTAACCAACAGGACTCAAGCAATGACAAGTAA
- a CDS encoding uroporphyrinogen-III C-methyltransferase, with product MTSNHHSSTTATDSNTADTSKNTHTSNSVPPSSSISKKGARLGAIAIVISLVFGGGLGAYSYHKNQQYQRQIAQLNTALQRNQSALQSKLDNAQQQFDQQAKHLQDTLKTTLDQQQKSLDSLQMAIAKLKGNRSNDWLLAEADYFVKLAGRKLYLEHDPSTAVALMESADERIAALNDPSLTSLRQAMANDITALKAIPLIDQDGLVLRLSSLERKVDSLPIANAIIPKAKATETQTVSTNINDWQQNLWTSLKDFTSHFITFRTRDGNAVPLLSPKQDFYLRENMKAKLETAIRAVYNHQQKVYSETLNTASDWAGRFFSDSDHSVTSFRHTLTTLADKQVKVDYPAKLESQAKLSTLIHERLRRQVSSLTSEDKS from the coding sequence ATGACAAGTAACCATCATTCGTCAACCACCGCTACTGACTCAAATACAGCGGACACTAGCAAAAACACCCACACTTCAAACTCTGTGCCACCCTCTTCATCAATCTCAAAAAAAGGCGCGCGCTTAGGGGCAATAGCGATTGTCATTTCTCTTGTCTTTGGTGGTGGTTTAGGGGCATACAGTTACCATAAAAACCAACAGTATCAACGCCAGATTGCCCAATTAAACACGGCTTTGCAACGTAACCAGAGCGCCTTGCAATCCAAGCTAGATAACGCACAGCAACAATTTGATCAACAAGCAAAACATTTGCAAGACACGTTAAAAACAACATTGGATCAACAACAGAAAAGTCTAGATAGCTTACAAATGGCCATCGCTAAGCTAAAAGGCAATCGCTCTAATGATTGGTTACTTGCCGAAGCTGATTACTTCGTAAAACTGGCAGGACGTAAATTATACCTAGAGCATGACCCAAGCACGGCAGTTGCTCTAATGGAGAGTGCCGACGAGCGTATCGCCGCACTCAACGATCCAAGCTTAACGTCTTTACGTCAAGCCATGGCCAATGATATTACGGCACTTAAAGCCATTCCGCTCATTGATCAAGATGGCTTAGTATTACGCCTGAGCAGCCTGGAGCGTAAAGTCGACTCACTCCCTATTGCTAACGCCATTATACCCAAAGCCAAAGCCACAGAGACACAAACGGTTTCTACCAATATCAATGACTGGCAACAAAACTTATGGACGTCACTCAAAGATTTTACTAGCCACTTTATTACCTTCCGCACTCGCGATGGTAATGCCGTTCCACTGTTGTCACCTAAGCAAGATTTCTATTTGCGTGAAAACATGAAGGCCAAGCTCGAGACAGCGATTCGTGCCGTGTATAACCACCAGCAAAAGGTCTATTCTGAAACGTTAAATACGGCAAGTGATTGGGCGGGACGCTTCTTTAGTGACAGCGATCATAGCGTGACGAGCTTTCGTCATACCTTAACCACACTTGCCGACAAACAAGTCAAGGTGGACTATCCGGCTAAGCTAGAATCACAAGCCAAACTGTCAACGCTCATACACGAACGTCTACGTCGCCAAGTATCCTCATTAACATCGGAGGATAAATCATGA
- a CDS encoding heme biosynthesis HemY N-terminal domain-containing protein codes for MIRAIVLFIILGLGLFVGSEYSGQQGYVLISIANKTIEMSVTTLVIMVVGLLIAIFALEFIVKKVLSSTFKTFNWFTIRKIRRSRRLTNEGIIKLIEGDFKQAEKKVIRWAKHHDNPLLCYLMASEAADNLGNIKKRDHYLALANEQNHAKLAVELTRAKQQVNDGHISLGLKTLQSLQPDAPNNPILLNLLKRCYITLHRWQPLIEILPKLRKFNHLTEAENRELLETAHVGVLADIAKRNNSHDLIEHWETLNRHDKKNAVITAAVARHLLNVSEGKEALPFITRVMKSSPSTQLYMLIAEVPQVHQQDAKKLLLRVLAKNAHNAEAHSAIAKLYEYQNNWSDAQFHLEQALSIRTSIADYSRLSEVLAQQNKTQAAQDVSRKALSLLPE; via the coding sequence ATGATCCGAGCGATTGTACTGTTTATTATTCTGGGGCTTGGGCTGTTCGTCGGCTCTGAGTACTCAGGACAACAAGGCTATGTACTCATTTCTATCGCCAATAAAACCATTGAAATGAGTGTTACGACCTTAGTTATTATGGTTGTGGGTTTATTGATCGCTATCTTCGCTCTGGAGTTTATCGTTAAAAAAGTGCTCAGTAGTACTTTCAAAACCTTTAATTGGTTCACCATTCGTAAAATTCGTCGTTCTCGCCGTCTTACGAATGAAGGTATCATTAAGCTCATTGAAGGCGACTTTAAACAAGCTGAGAAAAAAGTCATTCGCTGGGCTAAACATCATGATAACCCTTTACTCTGCTATCTTATGGCGTCAGAAGCGGCAGATAACTTAGGCAATATTAAAAAACGCGATCACTACTTAGCGCTCGCCAATGAGCAGAACCATGCTAAATTAGCGGTAGAACTGACTCGTGCTAAACAACAAGTTAACGATGGGCATATCTCTCTAGGACTGAAAACGCTACAAAGCCTACAACCCGATGCGCCCAATAATCCGATTTTACTGAACTTACTCAAGCGCTGTTATATCACCTTACATAGGTGGCAACCATTAATTGAAATTTTGCCTAAGCTGCGTAAGTTTAACCATCTCACTGAAGCCGAAAATAGAGAGTTATTAGAGACTGCTCATGTCGGTGTTTTAGCAGACATAGCTAAGCGCAATAACAGTCATGATTTGATTGAACACTGGGAAACCCTAAACCGACACGACAAGAAAAACGCGGTGATTACAGCAGCTGTCGCGAGGCACTTGCTTAACGTCAGTGAGGGCAAAGAGGCACTACCCTTTATAACACGCGTCATGAAGAGCTCACCTTCAACGCAACTCTATATGTTGATTGCTGAGGTTCCTCAAGTACACCAACAAGATGCGAAAAAATTGTTATTGCGAGTGTTGGCGAAAAACGCCCATAACGCGGAAGCCCATAGCGCTATTGCTAAACTGTATGAGTATCAAAACAATTGGTCAGACGCACAGTTTCATTTAGAACAAGCACTTTCAATCCGTACAAGCATTGCTGATTACTCTCGTTTATCTGAAGTGCTGGCGCAGCAGAATAAAACTCAGGCAGCGCAGGATGTGAGCCGTAAGGCATTATCCTTATTACCCGAGTAA
- the hemN gene encoding oxygen-independent coproporphyrinogen III oxidase, which yields MSSSVVPSQQVVWDQDILNKYNYSGPRYTSYPTALEFHEAFTSAELDMACTEYPERPLSLYIHIPFCHKLCYYCGCNKIVTRHAEKADEYLDVLDQEIRQRAALLQNRTVTQLHFGGGTPTFLTKPQITRVMSVVHEEFTFSDDAEISIEIDPREIELDILDHLRAEGFNRISIGVQDFNKDVQVKINREQDESFIVAMVERAAQLGFRSTNLDLVYGLPLQTADSFMDTLKRVVEVHPGRLSVFNYAHMPRLFPAQRKIHDEDLPQPEEKMKILQNTIEYLTHAGYQFIGMDHFALPDDELALAQREGRLHRNFQGYTTQGECDLVGFGVSAISMIGNTYSQNQKELKKYYQQMDQLRHALWKGVSLDDDDLIRREVIKLLMCNFKLDKQAIESEFGVTFSHYFQQDLELMQTFIDDGLVVTSERYLEVTLKGRLLIRNICMCFDRYLRQQARQQQFSRVI from the coding sequence ATGTCATCGTCAGTTGTACCGAGTCAGCAAGTGGTTTGGGATCAGGATATTCTCAACAAATACAACTATTCAGGTCCTCGTTATACGTCGTATCCTACCGCCCTAGAATTCCATGAGGCCTTTACCAGTGCAGAGCTTGATATGGCATGTACGGAATACCCTGAGCGCCCATTATCCCTCTATATTCATATCCCATTTTGTCACAAGCTCTGTTACTACTGCGGATGTAATAAAATCGTGACAAGGCATGCTGAAAAAGCCGATGAATATTTGGATGTACTCGATCAAGAGATACGTCAACGTGCGGCTTTGTTGCAAAACCGTACCGTGACGCAGCTGCATTTTGGTGGTGGTACACCAACATTCCTGACTAAACCGCAAATCACGCGTGTGATGTCGGTGGTGCATGAAGAATTTACGTTTTCAGATGATGCCGAAATTAGTATTGAAATCGACCCACGAGAAATCGAGCTCGATATTCTTGATCATTTAAGAGCTGAAGGTTTTAACCGCATCAGTATTGGTGTACAAGATTTTAATAAAGACGTGCAGGTGAAAATTAACCGTGAGCAAGATGAATCTTTCATTGTTGCAATGGTAGAGCGAGCAGCCCAGTTGGGGTTCCGCTCAACTAACCTTGATCTTGTGTATGGATTACCGTTGCAAACAGCGGATAGCTTTATGGATACATTAAAGCGTGTGGTTGAGGTGCACCCTGGGCGCCTATCCGTGTTTAACTATGCGCATATGCCACGCTTATTCCCCGCACAGCGTAAAATCCATGATGAGGATTTACCGCAGCCAGAAGAAAAAATGAAAATTTTGCAAAATACCATCGAGTATTTGACGCATGCTGGTTACCAGTTCATTGGTATGGATCACTTTGCTTTACCAGATGATGAGTTAGCGTTAGCGCAGCGTGAAGGCCGTTTACATCGCAACTTCCAAGGGTATACCACGCAAGGTGAATGTGATTTAGTTGGCTTTGGGGTATCTGCAATTTCTATGATCGGTAATACCTATTCACAGAACCAAAAAGAATTGAAAAAATATTATCAGCAAATGGATCAATTACGTCATGCTTTATGGAAAGGGGTTTCGCTTGATGATGATGATCTCATTCGACGTGAGGTCATTAAGCTATTGATGTGTAATTTCAAGCTTGATAAGCAGGCGATAGAGTCTGAGTTTGGAGTTACGTTTTCTCACTACTTCCAGCAAGATCTTGAATTAATGCAAACCTTTATCGATGATGGTTTGGTGGTTACCAGCGAGCGTTATTTAGAGGTGACCCTAAAAGGGCGATTATTGATTAGGAACATTTGTATGTGCTTTGACCGTTATTTACGTCAGCAAGCGCGACAACAACAGTTTTCCCGAGTGATTTAA
- a CDS encoding DUF2489 domain-containing protein, whose product MNIILLSVVACVIIAGLAAYAGYLLFQLKQQKKLQAHHRAIAIEKRNANIFESVNVLCMTGIQGQCDLSEISIRVYCIMDYLQGDERVQNFDDEYPAIAELYHVVKDMARGESRQELPKRDRMQQNFTRMKAESRLNDSIVEELKALKQRIAPLNNQISIQMV is encoded by the coding sequence ATGAATATTATCCTGTTATCCGTTGTTGCTTGTGTCATTATTGCGGGACTTGCTGCATACGCGGGATATTTATTATTCCAGCTTAAGCAGCAAAAAAAGTTGCAAGCCCATCACCGTGCGATTGCGATTGAAAAACGTAATGCGAACATCTTTGAAAGCGTAAATGTCTTATGTATGACTGGTATCCAAGGTCAATGTGATCTCTCTGAGATCAGCATTCGTGTTTACTGTATTATGGATTATTTACAGGGTGACGAGCGGGTACAAAATTTTGATGATGAGTATCCAGCCATCGCTGAGCTATATCATGTGGTGAAAGATATGGCGCGCGGGGAATCTCGCCAAGAGTTACCGAAACGCGACCGTATGCAGCAAAATTTCACTCGCATGAAAGCCGAATCTCGTTTGAATGACTCGATTGTTGAAGAATTGAAAGCGTTAAAACAACGTATCGCGCCTCTCAATAATCAAATTTCTATTCAAATGGTATAA
- the yihI gene encoding Der GTPase-activating protein YihI: MSRSKKSRKPGANSSAEIIVTRNRSEADQDGRLRKRLKKRKGLKTGQRHSTAQDEQANKGGQKRDARLGSKKKIPLIVEAPKKQTKQERRVSAAQELEMLENDAQLAVLMTRLENGEKLGVGLQKYVDEKLDRIEILMDQLGLFDDVEDDAEEEVPAAPSQPSKKQSAPKSDDDLLSQFQGIDIDSYK; this comes from the coding sequence ATGAGTCGCTCAAAAAAATCCAGAAAACCTGGAGCTAATAGCAGTGCTGAAATAATTGTTACTCGTAATCGTAGCGAAGCTGATCAAGATGGTCGTCTCCGTAAACGATTGAAAAAACGTAAAGGCTTGAAAACAGGCCAGCGTCATTCAACGGCTCAAGATGAGCAGGCGAATAAAGGCGGTCAAAAACGTGATGCTCGTTTGGGTAGCAAGAAAAAAATACCACTCATCGTGGAAGCACCTAAAAAACAGACTAAACAAGAACGTCGTGTCTCCGCAGCACAAGAGCTAGAGATGCTGGAAAATGATGCGCAACTTGCTGTATTAATGACTCGCCTTGAAAACGGTGAGAAGTTAGGTGTAGGTTTACAAAAGTATGTTGATGAAAAACTTGATCGTATTGAAATCTTAATGGATCAATTGGGTCTGTTTGATGATGTAGAAGATGACGCAGAGGAAGAAGTTCCGGCCGCGCCTTCACAGCCATCGAAAAAACAGTCAGCACCTAAGTCGGATGATGATTTATTAAGTCAGTTTCAAGGTATCGACATCGACAGCTACAAATAA